The Choristoneura fumiferana chromosome Z, NRCan_CFum_1, whole genome shotgun sequence DNA window ttgaatttttattggTCAATACATATTAGTTGCACGTTCCGTTCATAAAGGAGATTAAATCCATCAGCCGTGAATTGGGTATATAGGAAACATGTCCACAGACTTTTATATACGGTATTATGTTGGTCATAGGGGAAAGTTTGGACATGAATTCCTTGAGTTTGAGTTTCGACCTGACGGTAAACTCCGTTACGCTAACAATTCCAATTATAAAAACGATACTATGATCCGCAAAGAAGCATATTTACATCCATGTGTAATGGAGGAACTGAAAAGAATTATCGTGGATTCCGAAATTATGCATGAAGACGACCGTTTGTGGCCACAACCGGATCGAGTTGGTAGACAGGTTAGTTAAGTGTCATTCACTCTTTTAAATTGGTATATTTCACATCTTCGTTGTATTTTTGGCTTTTCCTGTTTACCTGTTTCTTGAGTTTGTAAA harbors:
- the mago gene encoding mago, exon junction complex subunit, with the protein product MSTDFYIRYYVGHRGKFGHEFLEFEFRPDGKLRYANNSNYKNDTMIRKEAYLHPCVMEELKRIIVDSEIMHEDDRLWPQPDRVGRQELEIVIGEEHISFTTSKTGSLLDVNQSRDPEGLRGFYYLVQDLKCLVFSLIGLHFKIKPI